One window from the genome of Pseudonocardia hierapolitana encodes:
- a CDS encoding LamB/YcsF family protein — protein MSVDLNSDVGESFGRWELGDDAAMLALVTSANVACGFHAGDPTTLRRTCALAAQRGVAVGAQVGYRDLAGFGRRFIDVAPAELTDDVVYQIGALDGICRAAGTRVRYVKPHGALYNAIVHHEAQAAAVVAAVRAYDPELPVLGLPGSVFLAAAEEAGLRTVREFFVDRGYTPQATLVPRSQPGALLHDPHEVTARVLRMVTDGEVTAVDGTDVHVNAESACVHGDSPGAVAMAEAVRAGLEAAGVQLRPFVEESG, from the coding sequence ATGAGCGTGGATCTGAACTCGGACGTCGGAGAGTCGTTCGGCCGGTGGGAGCTGGGGGACGACGCGGCGATGCTCGCGCTCGTCACCTCGGCGAACGTCGCGTGTGGTTTCCACGCGGGCGACCCGACGACTCTCCGACGGACCTGTGCCCTGGCCGCGCAGCGCGGGGTCGCGGTCGGGGCACAGGTCGGGTACCGCGACCTGGCGGGGTTCGGGCGGCGGTTCATCGACGTCGCGCCTGCCGAGCTGACCGACGACGTCGTGTACCAGATCGGGGCGCTCGACGGGATCTGCCGGGCCGCAGGCACACGCGTGAGGTACGTGAAACCGCACGGGGCGCTCTACAACGCGATCGTGCACCACGAGGCGCAGGCTGCCGCCGTGGTGGCCGCCGTCCGCGCGTACGACCCGGAGCTCCCGGTGCTCGGCCTGCCCGGCTCGGTGTTCCTCGCCGCGGCCGAGGAGGCCGGGCTGCGCACGGTGCGGGAGTTCTTCGTCGACCGGGGCTACACCCCGCAGGCCACGCTGGTGCCGCGTTCCCAGCCGGGCGCCCTGCTGCACGACCCGCACGAGGTCACCGCCCGCGTGCTGCGAATGGTCACCGACGGCGAGGTCACCGCGGTGGACGGCACCGACGTGCACGTGAACGCCGAGTCGGCGTGCGTCCACGGCGACTCGCCGGGTGCGGTTGCGATGGCCGAAGCGGTGCGCGCCGGGTTGGAGGCCGCGGGCGTGC